One window from the genome of Pedobacter schmidteae encodes:
- a CDS encoding murein hydrolase activator EnvC — protein MKLQKLLLLFFFISVTLTCLAQTSAELKRNKEAIQREIDLLQRNLNETSTSKRLTMGQIRAINSKIRLMQNKISIINSEVKNLDNQIHENTNEVHSLRSQLGQLKNEYAGMVRFAQRNQNAYDKLMFIFASTSFNQAYKRIKYFQQFGQYRKKQADYIQGTQKKIEYKIVVLDKNLKEKSNLLTEQEHEKVKLGKNRVEQSHMLNQISRQEKQFRQDIAVRKRQQAEVDRAIRSAIQREIELARRKAEEEERLAAQKAVAEGRPVPVAKEKTTSSYLTASPESAKLSAGFENNRGRLPWPVGQYSIVERFGNHTEGQANYTNDGINILTEQGAAVKAVFEGDVLFVRELYGTYIVALRHGEYFTIYQNLKTVNVAKGNKVETKQVLGVVASKEDGPILHFEIMRGQTKLNPEAWIAR, from the coding sequence ATGAAGCTACAGAAACTACTTTTATTATTCTTTTTCATTTCCGTTACCTTAACTTGTCTTGCCCAAACCAGTGCTGAACTGAAAAGGAATAAGGAGGCTATACAACGTGAAATAGACTTACTGCAAAGAAACCTGAACGAAACATCGACCAGCAAAAGGTTAACTATGGGCCAGATTAGGGCCATAAACAGTAAGATCAGGTTGATGCAGAATAAAATTTCCATCATCAATTCGGAAGTTAAAAACCTGGACAATCAGATTCATGAGAACACCAATGAGGTACACTCGTTAAGAAGCCAGCTTGGACAGCTTAAAAATGAATATGCCGGAATGGTCCGTTTTGCACAAAGGAACCAGAATGCCTACGATAAATTGATGTTTATATTTGCCTCCACCAGCTTTAACCAGGCCTATAAGCGCATTAAATATTTTCAGCAGTTTGGACAGTATCGTAAAAAACAAGCTGACTATATTCAGGGAACACAGAAGAAAATAGAATACAAAATTGTAGTACTGGATAAAAACCTGAAAGAGAAAAGCAATTTGCTGACCGAGCAGGAGCATGAGAAAGTAAAACTAGGAAAAAACAGGGTTGAGCAATCCCATATGCTAAATCAGATCAGCAGACAGGAAAAGCAGTTCAGACAGGACATTGCTGTCCGCAAAAGGCAACAGGCCGAGGTGGACCGGGCCATACGGTCGGCCATTCAACGTGAAATTGAACTGGCCCGCAGAAAAGCTGAGGAAGAAGAACGCCTGGCTGCACAAAAGGCTGTAGCCGAAGGCCGACCAGTACCTGTTGCCAAAGAAAAAACAACCAGCAGTTACCTGACCGCGTCACCCGAATCAGCTAAGCTATCGGCAGGTTTTGAAAACAACAGAGGGCGTTTGCCATGGCCTGTAGGGCAGTATTCTATTGTAGAACGTTTTGGTAACCACACCGAGGGACAAGCAAACTATACCAATGATGGCATCAATATCCTGACAGAACAGGGAGCCGCCGTTAAAGCGGTGTTTGAAGGCGATGTTTTGTTTGTGCGGGAACTATACGGTACTTACATCGTTGCGTTGCGCCATGGTGAGTATTTTACCATCTATCAGAACTTAAAAACAGTGAATGTAGCCAAAGGGAATAAAGTGGAAACCAAACAGGTTTTGGGTGTGGTGGCATCAAAAGAAGATGGCCCCATTTTACACTTTGAAATTATGCGTGGACAAACCAAGCTGAACCCTGAGGCCTGGATTGCCCGTTAG
- a CDS encoding pseudouridine synthase, with amino-acid sequence MLEIVYQDDHLIAINKPHGLLVHRSSIANDAKEFALQMLRDQVNRHVSPVHRLDRKTGGLLLFAFEKDVEIAMHQQFQNGEVTKKYLAILRGYAPDQLDIDYPLAKENGTMQEAFTSFVTLKRAELDVAFGKHPTSRYSLVEATPTTGRMHQLRRHFAHIFYPIIGDRKHGCNKQNKFFKEQWEMTTMLLHASELTFLHPVTRQQIQLKAPVQNEFLRVMELMNW; translated from the coding sequence ATGCTTGAAATTGTATACCAGGACGATCATTTGATTGCGATCAATAAGCCTCATGGTTTATTAGTACACCGCTCGTCTATTGCCAATGACGCGAAGGAGTTTGCCCTTCAAATGTTAAGGGACCAGGTGAACCGTCATGTAAGTCCGGTTCATCGTTTAGATAGAAAGACAGGTGGACTACTTTTGTTCGCATTTGAAAAGGATGTAGAGATCGCCATGCACCAGCAATTTCAAAATGGAGAAGTGACAAAAAAGTACCTGGCTATACTACGGGGCTACGCACCCGACCAACTGGATATTGATTATCCGCTGGCCAAAGAAAACGGCACTATGCAGGAAGCTTTTACTTCATTTGTAACCCTAAAAAGAGCCGAGCTGGATGTGGCCTTTGGTAAACACCCCACATCGCGTTATTCATTGGTTGAAGCCACTCCCACAACAGGACGTATGCACCAGTTACGCAGACACTTTGCGCATATATTCTATCCAATTATTGGCGATAGAAAACATGGTTGCAACAAGCAGAATAAATTCTTCAAAGAACAGTGGGAGATGACCACAATGTTGCTCCACGCATCAGAATTGACCTTTTTACACCCCGTTACCCGACAACAGATACAGTTGAAAGCACCCGTGCAAAATGAATTTTTAAGGGTAATGGAGCTGATGAACTGGTAA
- the dnaA gene encoding chromosomal replication initiator protein DnaA, whose protein sequence is MQITCTQVWNNCLQIIKDNIPAQSFKTWFEPISALKLEDRVLTVQVPSLFFYEWLEEHYVGLLRKTVKQQLGDEGRLEYNIVVDKSTNGALPYTTNMPSNGNGSTNRKQSMPVPVNINRDIKNPFVIPGLKKMNVDPQLNPAYTFEAYVEGDCNRLARSAGHAVAAKPGATSFNPLMIYGASGLGKTHLAQAIGNEIRRSLPDKLVIYVSCEKFCQQFVESLKNNTINDFVNFYQAMDVIIMDDVHNFAGKEKTQDIFFHIFNHLHQSGKQIIITSDKAPKDLSGLEERLLSRFKWGLSADLQVPELETRIAILRKKMYADGIDLPDEVVEYVAHNIDNNVRELEGAMVSLLAQSTMNKKEIDLQLAKSMLKNFIKNTTKEVSMDYIQKLVCDYFEVPVHLLKAPTRKREVVQARQISMYLAKGMTKSSLKTIGAFFGGRDHSTVIYACQTVEDLIQTDKKFRAYVNDIEKKLKMS, encoded by the coding sequence ATGCAAATCACTTGTACACAAGTATGGAATAACTGTCTCCAGATCATAAAGGATAATATCCCGGCCCAGAGCTTCAAAACCTGGTTCGAACCGATATCAGCCCTTAAACTGGAAGACAGGGTTTTAACTGTACAGGTACCAAGTTTGTTCTTTTACGAATGGCTGGAAGAACACTACGTAGGTTTATTGCGTAAAACAGTAAAACAGCAACTTGGCGATGAAGGCCGCCTGGAGTATAACATTGTGGTAGATAAGTCGACAAATGGCGCTTTACCTTATACTACCAATATGCCTTCAAACGGCAACGGATCAACAAACAGGAAACAATCTATGCCTGTTCCGGTAAATATCAACAGGGACATTAAAAACCCATTTGTGATTCCGGGATTGAAAAAGATGAATGTAGACCCTCAGTTGAACCCGGCCTATACGTTTGAGGCTTATGTAGAGGGCGACTGTAATCGTCTGGCACGATCGGCCGGACATGCTGTAGCGGCCAAACCAGGTGCAACATCCTTTAACCCTCTGATGATTTATGGTGCTTCGGGCTTAGGAAAAACGCACCTTGCACAAGCTATCGGTAATGAAATCAGAAGAAGTTTGCCGGATAAACTGGTTATTTATGTATCCTGCGAAAAGTTTTGCCAGCAGTTTGTAGAGTCGCTGAAAAACAATACGATCAACGATTTCGTAAACTTTTATCAGGCCATGGATGTGATCATTATGGATGATGTACACAACTTTGCAGGTAAAGAGAAAACACAGGATATCTTCTTCCATATCTTTAACCATTTGCACCAGTCGGGCAAGCAAATCATTATCACTTCAGATAAAGCACCTAAAGACTTGTCTGGTTTAGAAGAGCGTTTGTTGAGCCGATTTAAATGGGGCCTTTCGGCTGATCTGCAAGTTCCTGAACTGGAAACCAGAATTGCGATTCTGAGAAAGAAAATGTATGCTGACGGCATCGACCTGCCGGACGAGGTAGTTGAATACGTGGCACACAATATCGACAACAATGTGAGGGAGCTGGAAGGGGCAATGGTTTCGTTATTGGCACAATCTACCATGAACAAGAAGGAGATAGATTTGCAATTGGCCAAATCTATGCTTAAAAACTTTATTAAAAATACCACCAAAGAAGTTTCAATGGATTATATACAGAAACTGGTGTGCGATTATTTTGAAGTTCCGGTTCATTTACTGAAAGCTCCAACCCGCAAACGCGAGGTGGTACAGGCCCGTCAGATTTCTATGTACCTGGCCAAAGGAATGACCAAAAGTTCGTTAAAGACTATCGGTGCATTTTTTGGAGGAAGAGACCATTCGACCGTAATTTACGCCTGCCAAACGGTAGAAGACCTGATCCAGACGGATAAGAAATTCAGGGCTTATGTAAACGATATTGAAAAGAAATTAAAGATGAGCTAA